A genomic stretch from Anas platyrhynchos isolate ZD024472 breed Pekin duck chromosome 25, IASCAAS_PekinDuck_T2T, whole genome shotgun sequence includes:
- the MPZL3 gene encoding myelin protein zero-like protein 3 isoform X1 yields the protein MRGGGAAAAAGGLVLPRGALILLGICNALSLDIKASSKVRAFVGEKVQLTCTFKSSSPITESLTVDWTYRPLTGGQMETIFHYQSVAYPTTVGKFKDRISWVGNVAKGDASIAIQSPVMSDNGTFICSVKNPPDVYHNIPQTVLIVTERGFSFQLTSAVLLSILVFLPSIIVVILMLVRLGRKSGVLKEKKKSGCKKSSIEVSDESEHTDTCSGRLKAWCLNCVDTDEEEPY from the exons atgcggggcggcggggcggcggcggccgctgGCGGCCTTGTCCTCCCGCGGGGGGCCCTGATCCTGCTCG GTATCTGCAATGCTTTGTCCCTGGATATTAAAGCCAGCTCTAAAGTGCGAGCTTTCGTTGGTGAAAAAGTACAGCTGACGTGCACGTTCAAATCCAGCTCTCCCATCACCGAGAGTCTGACAGTGGACTGGACGTACCGGCCCCTCACGGGTGGTCAGATGGAGACA ATTTTTCATTATCAGTCTGTTGCCTACCCAACAACAGTGGGGAAGTTCAAAGACAGGATATCCTGGGTTGGGAACGTTGCCAAGGGTGATGCTTCCATTGCTATCCAAAGCCCTGTGATGAGTGACAATGGGACGTTCATCTGCAGTGTGAAGAATCCTCCAGATGTGTACCACAACATTCCCCAGACAGTGCTGATAGTTACGGAGAGGG gcttttccttccagctgaCTTCAGCGGTGCTGCTGTCCATTTTAGTATTTCTCCCTTCCATCATTGTGGTCATTCTGATGTTGGTGAGGTTGGGAAGGAAATCTGGAGtgctaaaggagaaaaaaaaatcgggCTGCAAGAAATCCTCTATTGAAGTGTCTGATGA GTCTGAACACACAGACACCTGCTCAGGGAGACTGAAAGCTTGGTGTTTGAACTGTGTG GACACGGATGAGGAAGAGCCATACTGA
- the MPZL3 gene encoding myelin protein zero-like protein 3 isoform X2: protein MATRRGHLGAAPALTWAGICNALSLDIKASSKVRAFVGEKVQLTCTFKSSSPITESLTVDWTYRPLTGGQMETIFHYQSVAYPTTVGKFKDRISWVGNVAKGDASIAIQSPVMSDNGTFICSVKNPPDVYHNIPQTVLIVTERGFSFQLTSAVLLSILVFLPSIIVVILMLVRLGRKSGVLKEKKKSGCKKSSIEVSDESEHTDTCSGRLKAWCLNCVDTDEEEPY from the exons ATGGCGACGCGGCGCGGCCATCTTGGGGCGGCCCCCGCCCTCACCTGGGCAG GTATCTGCAATGCTTTGTCCCTGGATATTAAAGCCAGCTCTAAAGTGCGAGCTTTCGTTGGTGAAAAAGTACAGCTGACGTGCACGTTCAAATCCAGCTCTCCCATCACCGAGAGTCTGACAGTGGACTGGACGTACCGGCCCCTCACGGGTGGTCAGATGGAGACA ATTTTTCATTATCAGTCTGTTGCCTACCCAACAACAGTGGGGAAGTTCAAAGACAGGATATCCTGGGTTGGGAACGTTGCCAAGGGTGATGCTTCCATTGCTATCCAAAGCCCTGTGATGAGTGACAATGGGACGTTCATCTGCAGTGTGAAGAATCCTCCAGATGTGTACCACAACATTCCCCAGACAGTGCTGATAGTTACGGAGAGGG gcttttccttccagctgaCTTCAGCGGTGCTGCTGTCCATTTTAGTATTTCTCCCTTCCATCATTGTGGTCATTCTGATGTTGGTGAGGTTGGGAAGGAAATCTGGAGtgctaaaggagaaaaaaaaatcgggCTGCAAGAAATCCTCTATTGAAGTGTCTGATGA GTCTGAACACACAGACACCTGCTCAGGGAGACTGAAAGCTTGGTGTTTGAACTGTGTG GACACGGATGAGGAAGAGCCATACTGA
- the MPZL2 gene encoding myelin protein zero-like protein 2, with amino-acid sequence MFGLTWLWAVLFLGVQLRALWPVTALEVYTSREVDAVNGTNLRLKCTFSSSSPISPQLSVTWNFQPEDLSSHEPVFYYLKEPYKLSAGRFKGRATWDGNIERYDVSIVIWNLQPTDNGTFTCQVKNPPDVDGTIGEVRLRVVQKVHFSEIHFLAIAIGSACALMIIVVTIVIICRHHRKKQQEKTTEVSDTELREKEKLKIREEKEATPLED; translated from the exons ATGTTTggcctcacctggctgtgggcTGTGCTCTTCCTTGGGGTACAGCTCCGAG CACTGTGGCCCGTCACAGCCCTCGAAGTTTACACTTCCAGGGAGGTGGATGCTGTGAATGGCACTAACCTACGTTTAAAATGCaccttctccagcagcagccctatTAGCCCACAGCTGTCAGTGACGTGGAACTTCCAGCCTGAGGACCTGAGCTCGCATGAGCCA gTATTTTATTACCTCAAGGAGCCCTACAAGCTGTCTGCTGGACGGTTCAAAGGGCGAGCCACTTGGGATGGCAATATTGAGCGTTATGATGTTTCCATTGTTATCTGGAATTTACAGCCCACTGACAATGGGACATTCACCTGCCAGGTGAAGAACCCACCAGACGTTGATGGCACAATTGGTGAAGTGCGACTCAGAGTTGTGCAGAAAG TGCATTTCTCAGAAATCCACTTCCTTGCCATCGCCATTGGGTCTGCATGTGCTCTGATGATCATTGTGGTGACAATTGTGATTATATGTCGACACCATCGGAAGAAACAGCAAGAGAAGACGACCGAGGTGTCAGATACTGAACT tagagaaaaggagaagctgaagatcagagaagaaaaggaagctaCTCCATTAGAAGACTAG